GGAAGGAGGAAAGTTCTAATATTTGTCATAATAATGGAATCGATTTTCACGGCAGCATGCGGATTAGCTCCAGATCTATCAACACTTTATACGCTCAGATTCCTGGCGGGGATAGGATTGGGTGGGGCCTTACCTCAGCCGGCCGTCTACGTCTCGGAGTACATACCTAAGGGGAGGAGGGGACTATTCCTAGGCCTTGTAGAGACGAGTTGGGTCTACGGGGCAATACTATCCTTACTGATACCATATTTCCTGCTCCCATCTCTAGGATGGAGATTGACTTTCTCAGTAGCTCTGCTCCCCTTGATAGCTCTTCCCCTCACGTTAGCTTACCTGCCGGAGAGCCTCAGGTTCCTCATGGCGAGAGGAATGGTCGAGGACGTGAATTCCCTGTTACGTAAGATAGGGATAACCGAGTTGAAGGAAGTAAAACTCGACTCCGCTAAGAAGTACAGCTTGAAGGATCTCTTCTCCCAGAAGTATATGAAGAGGACCTTGCTCCTCTTCATCCTCTGGGGAGGGCTCATATACACGTATCACGGGATATTCCTCTGGCTCCCCACGATATACGCGAAGCAATTCGGATTGGAAGATGTCACATCCATAGGGTGGAGCTTATTAGTCACGCTCTTCCAAATACCCGGTTATTACTCTGCATCGTTCCTCCTAGATAGGATAGGAAGGAGGAAAGTCCTCGCGATATACCTAACGGCTGCAGGGCTTGCCTCAGCCCTCCTGAGCCTCAGAATTGATCTTTCCTGGGTTTTCATCTTCAGCTCCATGATATCCTTCTTCAACTTGGGAGCTTGGGCTGGGCTTTACGCTTACACTCCAGAGCTCTATCCTACTGAGATAAGGGGAACTGGCTCTGGTGCTGCAGCTAGCTTCGGGAGGCTCATGGGAATATTGGCTCCATCGATAACCGGCTATCTATTCGCGACCACCGGTCTCTCGGGTCCCTTCATCGTATTCTCCTTCGTGCATATATTCGCGGGTCTATCAGTCATTTTACTTGGAATCGAAACAATGGGAAAATCTTTAGAGGAACTGATCTAAAAAATTATAAAATTTTTTAATTTCTCATCGGATGATCATGAAATTATCCGAAAATATGGTGGGAGATGCGAGCTAAATTTATTTAGGGAGGACTCCCTGTTCGGGAGGAGGGTGAAGTTGAAACCGACGGGACCTACGAACATAAGGCTGGTGAGGATGATAAGGAATCTTGAGATAGCATCTAGGGTGAATGATGCGCCTATCTGGAAGGCTGTCGCCGAGAAATTGAGGAGGCAGACGAGGAGGAGAATAGAGGTCAATCTGTGGAAGATAGAGAAATACTCAGATGGTGTGGCTGCCGTAGTGGTCCCAGGGAAGGTATTGGGAGAAGGTGAGATAACTAAGCCTGTAATAGTCGCAGCAGCGGGATTCACAAGGTCGGCTAAGAGGAAGATAGAGGAAGCCGGAGGAAAGGCCATCTTACTGGACGATTACGCTAAGATAAACCCCAAGGGGTCCCATACAAGGATAGTAGGGTGATCTGAATGAATTTCGATCTTGTTATTGATGCTGAGAATAAGATCCTCGGCAGGATAGCTTCCCTAGCTGCTAAAGAGCTTTTGAAAGGTAAGAGGGTCGCGATAGTCAATGCTGAGAAGGCAATAATTTCAGGAAATCCAGAGACGATACTCAAGAAATACCAGACGAGAAGATCTATCCAGAGCAGGATAAATCCGAGGAAATCTCCAGTGCAGCCTAGGACACCTGACAGGATTGTCTGGAGGACCGTGAGGGGGATGCTTCCGATGAAGAAAGCTAAAGGGAGAGAGGCTCTCAGGAGGCTCAGGGTTTTCATAGGGGTCCCCGAGGAGCTCGCAAATGTGGAGAAGGATTCTATAATAAAGGGGGATGTCAAGTACACGATAGATTCCCTGAAGCCCAAGAAGAGCAAGCGTTATATTACTGTCCTCACTCTCTCGAAGCTGTTAGGTTGGGGTGGAGAATATGTCTCCGAAAGCTAAGGAAGTATACGCCCTAGCCTCCGCTAGGAGGAAGACCGCTAGGGCTATGGCCGTTATAAGGAAAGGATCTGGGAGGCTCTACATAAACGGCCTGCCCGTAGAAGTCTTCGCGCCTAATGAGTTCGTGAGGATGAAGATACTGGAGCCCCTATGGCTGGCGATGGATCACGTCAAGGACCTGGATATATTCGCGAGAGTGAAGGGTGGGGGTTTCATGGCCCAAGCCGATGCCCTGAGGATGGCTATAGGTAGGGCCTTAGTCAACTACACCAAGAGCGATCGCCTCAAGGAGATCTTCAAGGAATATGATAGGACCATATTGAAGGGAGATCCAAGGCAGACAGAACCTAAGAAGTACGGTGGTAGGAGCGCTAGGGCCAGGTTCCAGAAGTCTTATAGGTGAGTCCCCGATAAGAGCTGGGTGATCTCATGTCAGTCACTAGGGGTAGCGCGGGGGATCTGAGGAAGGGCAGTTATGTCATCCTGGATGACGAGCCATGCGAAGTCCTAGAAGTATCGAAATCGAAGCCGGGGAAGCATGGCTCAGCTAAAGTTAGGGTTGAGGCCAGGGGAATATTTGATGGAGCGAGGAGATCCAAGATATTCCCAGCAGATGCCCTAGTTGAGATACCGATCGTAGATAAGAAGACAGCTCAAGTGATAAACGTCTACGGAAATGTAGTGCAGCTCATGGATCTGGAGACTTATGAGACCTTCGAACTACCTCTCCCCGAAGATCCGGAATTGGCCTCGAGGCTGAAGAGCGGGATAGAGGTGGAGTACTGGGAGTCGATGGGGAAGAGGAAGATAGTTAGGACGAGGGGTGGCGTATAGTTAATTGGTTTTAGAGAAGCTTGGGAGCTCCCTAAGGAATGCTGTGAGCAAGATAATGGGTAAATCTGTCATAGATGAGGCTGCTGTCAACGAATTCGTTCGAGAAGTTCAGAGGTCCCTGATAGAAGCTGATGTCGATGTTAAGCTCGTCTTAGAGATAAGTAGGAGGATCAAGGAGAGGGCCCTTAAGGAGAGCCCACCGCCGGGCTTCAGTAGAAGGGACCTAGCTGTTAAGATACTCTATGAGGAGCTCACGAACCTCCTGGGGAGGAAGCCCGCTGAGATACCTATGGAAAGTAAGAAGACGAATGTGATAATGATGGTCGGTATAGAGGGTTCGGGGAAAACAACCACTGTCGCTAAGCTGGCTTTCTGGTTATCGAAGAGATTCGGAAAAGTCGGGATAATCTCCGCGGATGTCATGAGACCGGCCTCGAAGCTCCAGATAGAGCAATTAGTCGGCCCTGATATCCCCGTCTTCTCGAAGGAATCCAAGGATCCTGTGGAGATAATGAGGGAGGGTATAGAGTTCTTCAAGAGGGAGAGGTATAACTTCGTGATAATAGACACAGCGGGGAGGCATAAGGATGAGAGCAGTTTGATGAGCGAGCTCGATGCTTACAGGGAAATAGGGCCCGATCTAGTCATATTAACAATAGATGGGACGATCGGGCAGGCAGCTTATGCACAAGCGAGGGCTTTCGCTGAGAAGGTGCCTGTGGGTGGCGTCATAGTGACTAAGCTCGATGGAGCTGCTAAGGGGGGCGGTGCGCTCTCAGCAGTAGCAGCATCAGGGGCTCCGATACTCTTCATAGGCACCGGGGAGAGGGTAGATGATCTCGAGAGGTTCGATCCCGAGAGGTTCGTTTCTAGGCTCTTAGGTGGTGGGGACATAATTGAACTCGCTATGAGAATAGAGGAGGCATTTAAGGAGAGCAGATTGATGGAGAGGATGTCAAAGGGGAAGTTCGACTTAGAGGATTTCAGGGAGTATATTCAGCAGCTTGGGAAAGCTGGCCCTATGGAGAAGCTCTTGGAGATGGTCCCGGGGATCGGTGGTAGAGTGCAGCTAGATGTAAACTCGGGGGAGATGGATAGGTGGATAGCGATAATAAACTCGATGACCCCCGAGGAGAGGAGAGATCCGTCCCTGATAAGGGGATCTAGGATAGAGAGGATAGCTAGGGGATCTGGAGTCACTGCCAAGGAAGTCAGGAAACTTTTGAAATCTTATCATCAGGCTAAGAAGCTCATAGAATCTATGTCATCGGAATCTAAGGCTAGGCGGCTCTTCAGGAGGATGGGCATAGGTGGATGATCTCAAGGGGATCGTTCTCTGCGAGTTTTGTGAAGCGAGCGTAATGGGTAAACCGGTAGATGATCTACTAAATAGTTTAATGAACCTACTGGATTCTGAGACTCCCTCAGGAGGGGGCTGTCACCTCTGCGATGGGCTCCTGAGTAGGGAGCTCGGTAAAATGCTCAGAAAGGCCTTGAGTGAGTTAGAGGGGGTGGAGCTGTCATCAGTGAAATCGGGCGTCTCTTTACCAGCCATCTTAATAGAGAGGGAGGACAGGATAAGGGCTAATCACAATCCTCCCAAAATGAGGTCCCTCAAGGTCACTCTGACAAGACTGCTCGATGTTGCGATTAGCTCCCTAACTGGCCTCAAGGTGAGCCAGGAACCGGATGCTATCCTGATATTCGATTTCGAGAGGGGCGATGTTAAGTTAGAACTAGCACCAGTATTCATCTTCGGAAGGTATAGGAAGCTTCAGAGAGGGATCTCCCAGTCCAGGAGGAAGTGTCCCGAGTGCGGGGGTAGAGGATGTGAGGCATGCGGTTGGAAGGGCAAGATCCCCCAGGGAAGCGTTGAGGGTATAGTCGGGGAAGTGATGAGGGAGTTCTTCTCAGCCGAGGATTACGTCCTTCACGGGGCTGGGAGGGAGGATGTAGACGCCAGGATGCTCGGCGAAGGGAGGCCCTTCGTGATGGAGTTGTTGAGCCCTAAGAGGAGGAGCGCGGACCTGAGGGAGGTGGAGTCAGAGATAAATAGGAGGGCAGCCGGCCTGATCGAGGTTAAGAATCTAGAATTCTCCAGGAGAGAAAAAATAAGGATACTAAAAGAGAGATCTCCTAATGTCAAAAAATTATATAGAGCCTTAGTAGAGGTTGAGGGGGGAGTTGAAGAGGGAGAGCTCGAGCTCCTGAAGGGGCTCGAGGGAGCTGTGATAAGGCAGAGGACGCCCAAGAGGGTGCTCTGGAGGAGGGCAGATATAACGAGATTGAAGAGAGTATACGAGGTAAATTTCAGGAGAATAGATGATAAAAAATTTGAGTTATTTGTTCTATGTGATGGTGGGCTTTACGTTAAGGAGCTTATTAGTGGAGATGATGGAAGAACCAGCCCCAGCGTGACCGAGATCCTGGGGAAAAAATCTTTTTGTAGTGAACTCGATGTACTCGAGGTAATGGTTGAGTAAAGTGGTGATGATGCATGGGTAGGAGGTCATTCGGATTCCTCTACAGATCGAGGGATTTCCTCTCAAAGACCCCGCGCGAGAGGGGCAGGCCATCCCCAGCGAAGCTCCTCAAGGAATTCGAGGTGGGCGATAAGGTCGTAATAGATGTTGAGCCATCGATCAGAAGGGGAATGCCTCACAGGAGGTATCAGGGGAAGGTAGGTGTTGTGATGGGCAGGAGAGGGGAAGCTTATCTCGTGGACATAAAGCTAGGGGGTAAGACGAAACATCTAATAGTGCTTCCCGTCCACCTCAAGAAGCACTCGGGATGAGGATGATGGATTTGGCTGAGAGAGGACCTCAAAATAGGAGAGCTCTCACGTTGGCTGAGGTTAAGGCTTTAGTGTTCGATAGGTGGTCCTCTTCAGTGGAATCCCTGACCTTGGATCAGAGGAGGCTCCTCATATACCTATCGAAGTTCACGAAAGTATCCGATCCTAAGAGAGCTAGAGAAGCTGTGGAGGAACTCATGAATAGGTTTAAGCTGAAGGAGGAGCATGCCGTTATGATAGTTAACATCCTTCCCGAGGACGAGGAGGAGCTGAGGGCCTACCTCTTCAAGGATTATCCGTTGCTCAGCCAACAGGACTATAAGGAAATGCTTAACTTATTGAAGTCCCTCAGAGAATAAAAGAATATCCGGTGTTCCAAATGTGGAGGCTTGCGCAGGGAAAGAGGAGACCTCATGATAGCTGGGCCTACGTTCTCTATGTGGATGAGGCCAAGAGGAGAGTGCAACTTGTCGGAGATAGGTACTTCATACTTATGGAGTTCGCTCTGAGGCCAAACGTTAATGTTAACGTGATGGATAAGATATACGTCGGCAAGGGGGCTAGAAAGGAGGTAAGCAGATTCATAAGATACCTCACTTATGAGGAGCTCCCTCCAACAGCTAAGATGCTCTTGGAATCTGTAGTCTCGAGGATAGTGAAAGAAGGAGAACAGTTCTTCATCAATTTGTTCAATGAAAGTGTTCCCGTGACTACAAGGCTCCATCAACTCGAGCTACTCCCTGGAATAGGGAAAAAGACCCTTCTGAAGATACTTGAGGAGAGAGCGAGGAAACCATTCTCCAGCTTCTCAGAGCTCGCCGAGAGGGCGGGTATAAAGGACCCCGCGGAGCTGATAGTTAGGAGGGTGATGGATGAGATGATGGGAAAGGACAAATATTATATACTTGTGGCGCCCAAGGATATATTAGAAATTGAAGAGGAGGAAATTAGATAACTCTTGTTCCTATTTCTCCATTAATTGCTCTAATTAAATCCCCAGGATCCCTGTAACCAGAGATCCTCACTTCAACTCCCCTCTCAGCTAGCCTAACAGCGGATTCTATCTTTCCCCTTATGGATCCCGTCGCATCGAGCGAGGGAAGACTCATGCCCTCAAGAGCGCTCCTGTTGATAACTGGAATTACCCTTCCAGCTTCATCGAGGACTCCGGGCTCATCCATGAGGTATATCACTTTCTCGAACCCTAAGTCCAAGTGAAGGGGTATCTCATCCGCCGAGAGTACGTAGACTCCTCTCTCATCGTCCGGTATCAGATCACCGTGCATCAGGGGTATGAACCCAGCTTTGATTAGTTCCTTCAGCGAGGAAGTCTCGCAAAGGATTCTTCCATTATTCCTCCTCATCATGGATCTCGGCGGTAAGGGGGCTACAGGTATGCCCTCTTCCATCATGATTTTCGCGACCCTGAAGTTCAGTTCACTCACCCCTACCATCGTCTCCGAGGCCCCTATCCTATTCCAGTCCCCCATCCCCAAGTGAAGGCCGCTCCTCAATACGGGCTCATGCCCATAATGCCCAGCCCCATGAGCTAAGAATATCTTGAAATCATTCATCATGCTCTTAATATCAATAGAAATCCTCCTCAGGACATCCGACCTTATTTCTTTTCTCCCCTCCTTCTTGAGTGTTATCAGGGAGCCCCCGAGCTTTATGTAAAGCATACCTCGACCTGAAGTCATCATTTATAACGGTTGATCGGAACTTATTGAGATGAGTGATTCGATATACGTGCTGAGTTCAGATGTGCTGATGAGGTCTCTGGTGAGATATGAGCCGGGGTACTCTCTGATAAGGGGATCCAAGCTCATAATACCGGAGGAAGTGCTCTCGAAGATAGAGGAAGATGCTCTCAGCGGTGATAGATTCAGCGTTGGCGCTTTAGGGGAGATAATATGGCTCCAGGATCTCGGGAGGGAGGGTTACATAGAGGAGGTGAGGGTTGAGGAGCACAGGGGGAAGGGAATAGATGCCCTACAGGAACTAGCCAAGAAGTTCTCCGCTAAGGTCCTCACTGGAGATAGGATAACCACTCTATCTCTTCTAGCTAGAGGAGTGGATGTCCAGTACATAGGTCCGAGGATGGATGGACTCAGGATCTACGACTACTTCGATGAGGAGACGATGAGCGTTCATCTGAAAGAGGGAGCCCCGCCTATGGCGAAGAAGGGGCGTCCGGGGAACTTCAGGTTAGTTAAGCTCTCTGATAAGAAACTGGAGGAATTTGAAGTGAGGACTATAGCCTACGAAATACTGGAGAGGGCGAAGACGGGAATAGATGCATTCATAGAGGTGATGTACGATGATGCTTACATAATACAGCTCGGGGATCTCAGGGTATTAGCGGCCTTCCCCCCATTCTCGGATGGCATCGAGATAACTGCTGTGAGACCCCTCGTGAAGGTCACTCTAGACGACTACAACTTGAGCGATAAGCTGAAGAGGAGACTGAGCGAGAGAGCTGAAGGTATATTGATAGCTGGGCCCCCGGGCGCTGGAAAGACGACTTTCGCGAGCGCGTTGGCGGAGTTCTACAAGGAGAGGGGGAGGATAGTGAAGACTCTCGAGTCACCCAGGGACCTTCAAGTGGGGCCCGAGATAACTCAATACGGGAGGCTCGCTGGCTCCTTCGAGAATACGGCAGATCTCCTCCTCTTGGTCAGGCCGGATTATGTGATATTCGATGAGATGAGGAAGACTCAAGACTTCAAGATATTCGTGGATATGAGGCTAGCTGGCGTTGGTATGGTCGGTGTCGTTCACTGCGGCTTCCCGATAGAGGCGATACAGAGGTTCATAGATAGAGTTGATTTGGGCGTCCTACCTCACGTAGTCGATACTGTCATATTCATAAAGGACGGGAAGGTTGAGAAAGTGTATTCCCTCAAGATAACGGTCAAGATGCCGACGGGAATGAAGGACGTAGCTTTAGCGAGACCAGTAGTCCTAGTTAAGGACTTCGAGACCGAGACCGTGGAGTACGAGATTTACACATTCGGGGAGGAGGTCATAGTGATGCCCGTCTCAGCTAAGGAACCAGCAGTCGAGGGGGCTCCTAAGTTCAGGTTGAAGAGGAGGAAGCACACTATAATACTGGATCTAGGTCCCGCGATGTCCGATACTGAAGTCACTATCTACTCAGGCGAGAGGGAAATGGCCACATTAGTCACGGACTCCAGGGGGAGGATAACTCTAGCGAAGAGCAGCCCTCTCGGGAGGAGGGTCCTTGAAGCGATAAGGAATGAGAGTTTGAGGATAATCCCGGGTGAGAGGAGCGAGGATTACGAATTCCCATCGGAGTGATTCTCCATCGACCTCCTCACCCTTCCCTCAAAATCCACCTCAATGAGGAAATCGAGGGAAGATTCCGGTACTAAAGACCTCCAGGAACTATCGCCCTTCAGTATGAGCTTCCTTATCTTAGTTGCCTCATATACCTCCCTCTTGAAGAAGGGGACGTTCTCAACATGAATCCCCACTTCCTTAAGGCACCTCACCGTTTCA
The sequence above is drawn from the Candidatus Korarchaeum cryptofilum OPF8 genome and encodes:
- a CDS encoding MFS transporter; the protein is MVMHLTELLDRVEVGRFHYKILLTSSLIYGLTGMNVMLIASLVRPIAREWGLDTITVGYLLSVGYLGMFLGALLFGRLADVIGRRKVLIFVIIMESIFTAACGLAPDLSTLYTLRFLAGIGLGGALPQPAVYVSEYIPKGRRGLFLGLVETSWVYGAILSLLIPYFLLPSLGWRLTFSVALLPLIALPLTLAYLPESLRFLMARGMVEDVNSLLRKIGITELKEVKLDSAKKYSLKDLFSQKYMKRTLLLFILWGGLIYTYHGIFLWLPTIYAKQFGLEDVTSIGWSLLVTLFQIPGYYSASFLLDRIGRRKVLAIYLTAAGLASALLSLRIDLSWVFIFSSMISFFNLGAWAGLYAYTPELYPTEIRGTGSGAAASFGRLMGILAPSITGYLFATTGLSGPFIVFSFVHIFAGLSVILLGIETMGKSLEELI
- a CDS encoding 50S ribosomal protein L18e, with product MKLKPTGPTNIRLVRMIRNLEIASRVNDAPIWKAVAEKLRRQTRRRIEVNLWKIEKYSDGVAAVVVPGKVLGEGEITKPVIVAAAGFTRSAKRKIEEAGGKAILLDDYAKINPKGSHTRIVG
- a CDS encoding 50S ribosomal protein L13 translates to MNFDLVIDAENKILGRIASLAAKELLKGKRVAIVNAEKAIISGNPETILKKYQTRRSIQSRINPRKSPVQPRTPDRIVWRTVRGMLPMKKAKGREALRRLRVFIGVPEELANVEKDSIIKGDVKYTIDSLKPKKSKRYITVLTLSKLLGWGGEYVSES
- a CDS encoding 30S ribosomal protein S9, whose product is MSPKAKEVYALASARRKTARAMAVIRKGSGRLYINGLPVEVFAPNEFVRMKILEPLWLAMDHVKDLDIFARVKGGGFMAQADALRMAIGRALVNYTKSDRLKEIFKEYDRTILKGDPRQTEPKKYGGRSARARFQKSYR
- a CDS encoding translation initiation factor IF-5A, with the protein product MSVTRGSAGDLRKGSYVILDDEPCEVLEVSKSKPGKHGSAKVRVEARGIFDGARRSKIFPADALVEIPIVDKKTAQVINVYGNVVQLMDLETYETFELPLPEDPELASRLKSGIEVEYWESMGKRKIVRTRGGV
- a CDS encoding signal recognition particle receptor subunit alpha — protein: MVLEKLGSSLRNAVSKIMGKSVIDEAAVNEFVREVQRSLIEADVDVKLVLEISRRIKERALKESPPPGFSRRDLAVKILYEELTNLLGRKPAEIPMESKKTNVIMMVGIEGSGKTTTVAKLAFWLSKRFGKVGIISADVMRPASKLQIEQLVGPDIPVFSKESKDPVEIMREGIEFFKRERYNFVIIDTAGRHKDESSLMSELDAYREIGPDLVILTIDGTIGQAAYAQARAFAEKVPVGGVIVTKLDGAAKGGGALSAVAASGAPILFIGTGERVDDLERFDPERFVSRLLGGGDIIELAMRIEEAFKESRLMERMSKGKFDLEDFREYIQQLGKAGPMEKLLEMVPGIGGRVQLDVNSGEMDRWIAIINSMTPEERRDPSLIRGSRIERIARGSGVTAKEVRKLLKSYHQAKKLIESMSSESKARRLFRRMGIGG
- a CDS encoding tRNA pseudouridine(54/55) synthase Pus10 gives rise to the protein MDDLKGIVLCEFCEASVMGKPVDDLLNSLMNLLDSETPSGGGCHLCDGLLSRELGKMLRKALSELEGVELSSVKSGVSLPAILIEREDRIRANHNPPKMRSLKVTLTRLLDVAISSLTGLKVSQEPDAILIFDFERGDVKLELAPVFIFGRYRKLQRGISQSRRKCPECGGRGCEACGWKGKIPQGSVEGIVGEVMREFFSAEDYVLHGAGREDVDARMLGEGRPFVMELLSPKRRSADLREVESEINRRAAGLIEVKNLEFSRREKIRILKERSPNVKKLYRALVEVEGGVEEGELELLKGLEGAVIRQRTPKRVLWRRADITRLKRVYEVNFRRIDDKKFELFVLCDGGLYVKELISGDDGRTSPSVTEILGKKSFCSELDVLEVMVE
- a CDS encoding 50S ribosomal protein L21e — encoded protein: MGRRSFGFLYRSRDFLSKTPRERGRPSPAKLLKEFEVGDKVVIDVEPSIRRGMPHRRYQGKVGVVMGRRGEAYLVDIKLGGKTKHLIVLPVHLKKHSG
- a CDS encoding DUF655 domain-containing protein, translated to MWRLAQGKRRPHDSWAYVLYVDEAKRRVQLVGDRYFILMEFALRPNVNVNVMDKIYVGKGARKEVSRFIRYLTYEELPPTAKMLLESVVSRIVKEGEQFFINLFNESVPVTTRLHQLELLPGIGKKTLLKILEERARKPFSSFSELAERAGIKDPAELIVRRVMDEMMGKDKYYILVAPKDILEIEEEEIR
- a CDS encoding isopentenyl phosphate kinase; this encodes MLYIKLGGSLITLKKEGRKEIRSDVLRRISIDIKSMMNDFKIFLAHGAGHYGHEPVLRSGLHLGMGDWNRIGASETMVGVSELNFRVAKIMMEEGIPVAPLPPRSMMRRNNGRILCETSSLKELIKAGFIPLMHGDLIPDDERGVYVLSADEIPLHLDLGFEKVIYLMDEPGVLDEAGRVIPVINRSALEGMSLPSLDATGSIRGKIESAVRLAERGVEVRISGYRDPGDLIRAINGEIGTRVI
- a CDS encoding PINc/VapC family ATPase is translated as MSDSIYVLSSDVLMRSLVRYEPGYSLIRGSKLIIPEEVLSKIEEDALSGDRFSVGALGEIIWLQDLGREGYIEEVRVEEHRGKGIDALQELAKKFSAKVLTGDRITTLSLLARGVDVQYIGPRMDGLRIYDYFDEETMSVHLKEGAPPMAKKGRPGNFRLVKLSDKKLEEFEVRTIAYEILERAKTGIDAFIEVMYDDAYIIQLGDLRVLAAFPPFSDGIEITAVRPLVKVTLDDYNLSDKLKRRLSERAEGILIAGPPGAGKTTFASALAEFYKERGRIVKTLESPRDLQVGPEITQYGRLAGSFENTADLLLLVRPDYVIFDEMRKTQDFKIFVDMRLAGVGMVGVVHCGFPIEAIQRFIDRVDLGVLPHVVDTVIFIKDGKVEKVYSLKITVKMPTGMKDVALARPVVLVKDFETETVEYEIYTFGEEVIVMPVSAKEPAVEGAPKFRLKRRKHTIILDLGPAMSDTEVTIYSGEREMATLVTDSRGRITLAKSSPLGRRVLEAIRNESLRIIPGERSEDYEFPSE